In the genome of Sinorhizobium chiapasense, the window TGCCGGGCTGCTTGCAAGCTGCGGCACCAAGGACAAGCTGGCGACCGGCGCGATCCCGGACGACTATCGCACCCGGCACCCGATCGTCATCGCCGAGGCCGAGCGGACGATCGACATTCCCGTCGCGTCCGGCGACACGCGGCTCTCCCAGGGCACGCGCGACGTCGTCCGTGGGTTTGCCGCGGAATACCGCCAAGCGTCGACCGGCGTCATCCAGATCATGCTGCCGCGCGGATCGGTCAACAGCCATGCCGCCCACCTCGTCCGCAAGGATATCCGCCGCCAGTTGGCGGCGGTTGGGGTGCCGGCGAAGAGAGTGCTCGAAACCGGCTATGAGGCGGGTGCAACCGGCGACGCGGCCCCCATTCGCCTGAGCTATGTAGCGATTGCCGCACAGACCGCACCCTGCGGCGAGTGGCCGGAGGATGTGACGCTCAATACCCTTGAAAACCGCAACTACTACAATTTCGGTTGCGCCAGCCAGTCCAATCTCGCCGCCCAGATCGCCAATCCGACGGATCTCATCGGTCCGCGCCAGATGTCGCCGATCGACGCCGAACAGCGTGGCGAAGTGATCAACACCTGGCGCGGTACGGACACGGACAACGGCGGCACGACAATCATCTTCAATTGATCGGCCCGAGGAAAAACGATGAGCGCCATTGAATACAGCATCGACAGCGGCGGAGCAGCGGACTTTTCCGTCGACGCCGCGCGCCCGGGCGACCTCGATCAGTTGAGACCGCTGCCGCGCATTTCGATCCATGCGTTCTGCGAGAGCGACGCCGTGCAGCGGCTCATGGAGCGTTGCGGTCAGGATCGTCGCATGGCGAAGGTCAGCCT includes:
- a CDS encoding CpaD family pilus assembly protein, with translation MNKRTTTQNSPERQTRMFLDRSRLPARSTGRMLALALVAGLLASCGTKDKLATGAIPDDYRTRHPIVIAEAERTIDIPVASGDTRLSQGTRDVVRGFAAEYRQASTGVIQIMLPRGSVNSHAAHLVRKDIRRQLAAVGVPAKRVLETGYEAGATGDAAPIRLSYVAIAAQTAPCGEWPEDVTLNTLENRNYYNFGCASQSNLAAQIANPTDLIGPRQMSPIDAEQRGEVINTWRGTDTDNGGTTIIFN